The following are encoded together in the Manduca sexta isolate Smith_Timp_Sample1 chromosome 22, JHU_Msex_v1.0, whole genome shotgun sequence genome:
- the LOC119190229 gene encoding uncharacterized protein LOC119190229, producing the protein MGKRKRKDSPEYIKKKIRKLEKRLRRYDSSDSSDKTNSTHSTRSVPDLGNVAQPRSPYNGETGPIFNVSDSTTSSPRAIRSTVNLVEYDNAAPSTMGEDVAPSTSAADPTSDPQITTIITTDILDILGESKKKPEVFGPGIQEEISKRWGRILCEGLDKDQKKGLMEKILVPENFQLVKAPKLNLEIAVVLIESTKNRDKRLEKAQNHLGLGIASLTNLIAFLIEKDMDKLEIIKGLSEANQILLDLHFENTLNRRKLITYSLDKKFLDIVQDVQRDSMLFGENLTEKIKASKSAEKSGLQIKKTNEASTSSNIKYQEGNRKALPRQTQRGVKRGGARNRPILF; encoded by the exons ATGGGGAAACGAAAACGTAAGGATTCACCGGAATATATTAAGAAGAAGATTCGGAAACTAGAAAAACGGCTACGACGTTATGATAGTTCAGATAGCAGTGACAAAACAA ATAGTACTCATAGCACGAGATCCGTACCCGATCTGGGAAATGTAGCACAACCTAGATCTCCATACAATGGCGAAACAGGTCCAATATTCAATGTATCCGATTCAACTACATCTAGCCCTCGAGCTATTAGATCCACTGTAAATTTGGTGGAATATGATAATGCAGCACCTTCTACGATGGGAGAAGACGTGGCGCCATCCACATCTGCTGCTGACCCAACATCGGATCCACAAATTACAACTATTATAACAACAGATATACTTGATATACTAGGAGAATCTAAGAAAAAACCAGAAGTGTTTGGACCTGGGATTCAGGAAGAGATCTCTAAACGTTGGGGTCGTATATTGTGTGAGGGCCTGGATAAAGATCAGAAGAAAGGGCTTATGGAAAAAATCCTTGTACCGGAAAATTTTCAGTTAGTTAAAGCACCTAAGCTAAATCTTGAAATAGCAGTCGTGCTAATTGAGTCTacaaaaaaccgtgataaacgACTCGAAAAAGCTCAAAACCATTTAGGTCTAGGAATTGCCTCCTTGACTAACTTAATAGCCTTCTTAATCGAGAAAGATATGGATAAACTTGAGATTATTAAGGGTTTATCCGAAGCAAATCAAATCCTTCTGGATCTGCACTTTGAAAATACGCTAAATCGACGTAAACTAATCACTTACTCACTAGATAAAAAATTTCTTGATATTGTACAGGATGTACAAAGAGATTCCATGCTATTCGGAGAAAATCTTACCGAAAAGATAAAAGCTTCTAAATCAGCTGAGAAGTCAGGTCTTCAAATCAAGAAAACTAACGAAGCTTCGACTTCTAGTAACATTAAATATCAAGAGGGAAACCGAAAAGCCCTACCGCGTCAGACTCAACGCGGAGTCAAACGGGGTGGAGCCAGAAATCgaccaatattattttag